A window of Chlorobium phaeobacteroides DSM 266 genomic DNA:
AAGCGGAATGGCATGTCCCGAAAATCGTTCACCAACGAGCCGGGGGCTAAGGAATTCAATGTTGTTCAACGTGCTGCTCATTTCGCTCTATTGTTGGTTAGAGGTCAATATAAACAACATGAATAAAATAAAGCCATAAAGGCGCATATCCGCGTCTCTCCATTCGAACCATGGTCAAAGGAATATGTCTTTCTGGACCAAGAGCTGCGAGCCGTTGTTCAGGATGCCGAATTGGGTAAGCGCTTTGTTGACAAGCTCGTCAGGGTCAATGTGTTGAATGGTGACGAGAAGTGGATATACATTCACGTTGAAGTACAGGGCACACAGCAATCTGGATTTGCCGAACGGATGTTTGTTTACAATTACCGTATTTTCGACCGATACAAGCGGCCTGTTGCCAGTCTGGCAGTGCTTGCGGATAAACACAAGCAGTGGAAACCCACCTCTTATAGCTTTTCCGTGCTGGGCTGCAAACTCTCTCTTGAGTTCCCGCTTGCCAAGCTGACCGATTACGAAGAGCGACTTGATGAGCTGCTGGAATCAGATAACGTTTTTGGATGGATTACAGCAGCTCATATCCTGACCCAAAAAACCAAAAAACAGGATCAGGAACGCTATGCGGCAAAAATACGCTTAGCACGAATACTCTATCAGCGTCACTGGGAGAAACAACGTATCATTGATTTATTATATTGCAAATTGGCTGATGCAACTGCCGGATTGGTTGAACAGCCAGGTCTGGCAAGAACTTGAAACAATTGAGGAGAATGAGAAAATGGAATACGTTACAAGCATAGAACGACTTGGCATGGTCAAGGGCCAATACACCTTACTGAAAAGGCTACTCGAAAGCCGCTTTGGCCTGTTACCCGAGTGGGCTTCAGAGAAGTTGAAAAACGCCAAATCAAAAGAGCTGGAAGCTTGGGCTGATGCGATTCTCACAGCACCGACTCTGGAAGATGTTTTCAAAAAATCGGATGTGTCATAAATAGAGCTGAAATTCACGACAGGCTCTGGCGGTCGCTGCTCTTTGCCCTGCATAGTACCACCGCCGCGAAGATTGTTCGCTTTCGCTGACTTCAGGGTTCTTCTCCTGATAATGTTGTACACACTGAAGCATTGAAAAATCAGACCTGATGATTTCAGCACTGTCATGCACCTACGCCTTGTCTTTCAGGATTACCGGATTCAGCCCCTCAAAGCGCTCTTCGACAGGATGAAACTCAGTTTTGATGTTGGATAGAGTGGGAAACTGTACCTTTATTTTTCTTTCCTGATCGTTCCCCCTTGACTTTTTGTTTGTAATGAACGATATTAAGGCAGCTCATCTACCATGTGTGGAAGGAGTAACGAGGCCGTCCTTCGAGGCGGCTTCAGCTTTTTTTAGGCCTTTTTCCGCTGATATTCTTCATATTCCTTCTGCAATTTCCTTTGCTCAAATTCTTTCCTCGCGTCCGCGCTGATTTCGCCAAACCTTTATGGCCGGATCACTATCATGCTCAATTACCTGCTTCGGCCAGCGAATACGTTCGCACCTTCTGAACCTTTTACCCCTCTTTTTACTTCGTTTAGCTGAAAAGAGTGTTCTGTGATTTTGAGAAAAAACGGTACTCTTCGGATGGCAATCTGAAAAGTGTCTCTATAACTCTGAAAGTGAGGCTCTTGTCTGAAAATGAGGATGCTTGGGGAGAATCTACAGGCGGCTTATTGATTACAGAATACCGTCCGCTGTAAAAAACGAAACCCGGCAGTTTGAATTGCTTCAGGGACTACCGGGAATAAGAACCAGCGAATTTACCCCTTGATATTGAATTATGCAAGTAGAAATCAAGAAATGAGGTACACCGATTTTGAACATATCATGACTCCGGCCCGGATGGGGCGCTATTTGACAGCTTGCGGAGGCAATACTCGTAAGGCTATGACGATGTATTGCAAGAACTTACAGCTATCCCAAGAGCTTTTTACCGTCATCAGTTGTTTTGAAATCGCCCTCCGAAATGCCATTGATAAGCATTACGCGGGCACCTTCGGCAACGATTGGCTACGTAATGCCGCTGCTCCGGGTGGTATTTTCGATAACTCGCAATGCAGGATGACTAAAACCACTATCAACGATGCAATCCAAAAGCTGAACCACTCTTACACTCACTGTAAACTGGTTGCTGAATTGGGTTTTGGGCTTTGGAGGTAAACATCAGAAATCGAATCGCCCATCATGAACCTATTTGCTTCCTACCTGGTAATCCTGTAAACAATACCACTTACGCTCGACAGCATTACAACCTCATCCTGCAATTTTTTCATTGGATGAGCATTGATGAAGCGGCATTACTCTACGGACTTGATCATATCAATACAGTTTGCAACGAAATTGATGCCATATAAAATCTGGCATCATACAATTGCTTGTCTTCATGTAGAATTAAAGGTCATCATGACGCAAGAGCTTCATAATTCCATCAGAACCATGACACAGTCAGAAATGAATATGGGCCGTAGCAATAAGGCTGGATAAAGAATGTCTCCAACTCCCCTTCGAATCCATGGAATGAACCGACTTTTGATTATATCTGAAACCACGTTTATTTATCCCTGATTTATTTCGCTGTAATACTATATTTACTGCACGTAACCAACAGTCTCAAAAAACTCATCACAGAATAGCCTTTTACCGAAACACTCCATGAACCAGCACACACATGACCCGCGTGAGCACATCCGGGGTATTCACCAAATTCTGATCTCCGACAAAAAGCGTATCGGATTTCTTTTTGGTGCAGGCTCCTCTTTTGCAACAGGAGTAAGGGGGGTTAATGTTCCGGCGATTGACGAGATGACGAGGGTCATTGTTGATAAAATTGAAGCTCAATCTCCAGAGTTTGCGGCTGCCGTTAAAGAAATTCGAGCTGAAACAGAAGGCAGCGGCCTTG
This region includes:
- a CDS encoding Abi family protein, with amino-acid sequence MRYTDFEHIMTPARMGRYLTACGGNTRKAMTMYCKNLQLSQELFTVISCFEIALRNAIDKHYAGTFGNDWLRNAAAPGGIFDNSQCRMTKTTINDAIQKLNHSYTHCKLVAELGFGLWR
- a CDS encoding RpnC/YadD family protein; translation: MLNGDEKWIYIHVEVQGTQQSGFAERMFVYNYRIFDRYKRPVASLAVLADKHKQWKPTSYSFSVLGCKLSLEFPLAKLTDYEERLDELLESDNVFGWITAAHILTQKTKKQDQERYAAKIRLARILYQRHWEKQRIIDLLYCKLADATAGLVEQPGLART
- a CDS encoding DUF4351 domain-containing protein; the encoded protein is MQLPDWLNSQVWQELETIEENEKMEYVTSIERLGMVKGQYTLLKRLLESRFGLLPEWASEKLKNAKSKELEAWADAILTAPTLEDVFKKSDVS